In the genome of Synergistota bacterium, one region contains:
- a CDS encoding glycosyltransferase family 2 protein — translation MSGGEIWFYLTLFVQFVVALLGGYYVFVYTVGLLPWRREKKAREERFLRFTILIPAHNERDVIDRLIENLKRLDYPSDFYKIIVIADNCTDDTAEVALKSGAIVWRRYDPLKKGKQYALDWAFKRLLEEEDFDAVCVFDADNLVSLNFLRRVNERLLSGEKVVQCYLDTKNPLDSWVTKAYALGYWISNRVFQFARWRLGFSAVLGGTGFSLTRDLLERYALGLTSLTEDLELTVKLNLKGVKVGWIHDAKVYDEKPLTFRESWYQRLRWMRGHWDVALRYGFALLKKAILEGKLHMLDMFFYAISPLRILLGGAIIFFLLLSSFADVGMGGIHTGGFLPFWLWVSISVWVWLYPLVALIQEKVPLRLFPYLFYLVVWSLTWIPVVVQALLSVRVRSWSHTRHTRSLTLEELTNLNFKRS, via the coding sequence AATCTGGTTTTATCTTACGCTGTTCGTCCAGTTCGTGGTAGCTCTTCTGGGCGGATATTATGTTTTCGTATATACGGTGGGGCTGCTTCCGTGGCGTAGGGAAAAAAAGGCGCGGGAAGAGCGTTTTTTAAGATTCACTATTTTGATTCCTGCTCATAATGAGCGAGATGTGATAGATAGACTTATAGAGAACCTGAAAAGGTTGGATTATCCAAGTGATTTTTATAAGATTATAGTTATAGCTGATAACTGCACCGACGATACGGCTGAAGTTGCCCTTAAAAGCGGAGCAATTGTGTGGAGGAGATATGATCCTTTAAAAAAGGGCAAGCAGTATGCGCTTGATTGGGCTTTCAAGCGGCTTCTTGAGGAAGAGGACTTCGATGCGGTTTGTGTTTTCGATGCTGATAACCTGGTATCTCTTAACTTTCTTAGGAGAGTTAATGAAAGGCTTCTTTCAGGGGAAAAGGTAGTCCAGTGTTATCTTGATACAAAGAATCCGCTCGATAGCTGGGTAACTAAGGCTTATGCGCTTGGATACTGGATATCCAACAGAGTTTTTCAGTTCGCGAGGTGGAGGCTCGGTTTCTCCGCTGTCCTCGGTGGAACGGGGTTTTCCCTAACGCGTGATCTCCTGGAAAGGTATGCTCTTGGTTTAACCTCACTAACTGAAGATCTTGAGCTAACTGTTAAGCTTAACCTTAAGGGGGTAAAGGTGGGCTGGATACATGACGCCAAGGTATACGATGAGAAACCCTTAACGTTTAGGGAATCTTGGTATCAGAGATTGAGGTGGATGAGAGGGCATTGGGATGTTGCGCTCAGGTATGGCTTTGCCCTTCTTAAAAAAGCGATTCTGGAGGGAAAGCTTCATATGCTGGATATGTTCTTTTATGCGATATCACCCTTAAGAATACTCTTGGGGGGGGCTATAATATTCTTTCTTCTTCTCTCCTCCTTTGCAGATGTGGGCATGGGGGGAATTCACACAGGTGGTTTTTTACCGTTTTGGCTTTGGGTTTCCATTTCTGTTTGGGTATGGCTTTATCCACTTGTAGCTTTAATTCAGGAAAAGGTCCCTTTAAGGCTTTTTCCTTATCTTTTCTATCTGGTGGTATGGAGTTTAACTTGGATCCCCGTTGTAGTTCAGGCTCTCTTGAGCGTGAGAGTCAGGAGCTGGTCCCACACGAGGCACACGCGTTCCCTGACTCTCGAGGAGCTAACTAACCTAAATTTTAAAAGGAGCTGA